Proteins from a single region of Kluyveromyces lactis strain NRRL Y-1140 chromosome C complete sequence:
- the STT4 gene encoding 1-phosphatidylinositol 4-kinase STT4 (similar to uniprot|P37297 Saccharomyces cerevisiae YLR305C STT4 Phosphatidylinositol-4-kinase that functions in the Pkc1p protein kinase pathway required for normal vacuole morphology cell wall integrity and actin cytoskeleton organization), whose translation MRGLKRCGISLRARALQKLCEVNGSEDPPLSKLINSLPIAYSSNVSKLYSIPLTLKELEIIFAICDTSPQDLETVESIIDNLITPYFVDCSKHKFTDVVTSKFKNNGFKNPLEVLCHKMTFFLLRASTKFSSLTGKVNRLFSEYLKTIQSTLSVNALVSFLGHMEAMAAGIQKSDRITQFHWELVFHLIQILNSEFLLKAETVLSQSVSNDILVDYFDNHREICALRFVHLLAKVQVNLLTVVFDVKNHENLSEYLLIIQDLEYQEETGNEEYVKFKQITVENSRELNKIASNAAKIITLVDDGAPYMNLQTYNTVSLAYRCKVSNMEILAFSLFIDEHESGMLSTKLISISIQEIETLHATIRLESPEVLKAIVNVASLMNFFTDRLSARLLNVFPLIVSSQQISTELVTQLSANFAIGLKPLSEDAIVGTIYSLNNLLAVTKDGSPVPLLKERKMTVSDMNELDKMFPRQRKANTFTSLNDMRVYLGAENDNSSTASLVLSKVAEAEEKTLFDTSNTHYHDQLFKNAVMACVTVARYYGDQAISALAITILTQKFRALSTKSDRLILEGLAHILPFVADNEFRMLCKFYNSVSLQSLKEENTDILDAVLSARVIISKELKNGTKGASYMYYLRSILDIIVSRGDVEKLEHHRSHHEISKVAEQIAFFLKPLALLLPVPGEDVSIRDILGKDAVTTSAFRNIWFNMVIHGFHIKSDMALKFRRELEIIAYNSPPLVSDFPSNNKETTLEMNTILRRGSSNHNVKAQKSSIQHILSSNVIATRTISTTKIMFLAASFFLESIRCDIGDCSTILEYFSDSTIVNTNLDRFLGPIAINLNNKYLQTVPTGDLKLFSAKKSSGELKKMFLMLTHRDLFLQDCAFQCCDIFIKKLPSSLCHHDSLYALLDSLSMLFDSVSDFETRKYDPRFEFTLRTSGIKVLLTDSEEWRKSTFERLVIAAREWTKILLRTSNQDGKILLQSYITDVTDLQNTNSVEYGVSFALELAGTILSADRELSKIGYTNINVKPNSLSGFLSQHAWRSKILTERSTMSSPEDINTERVNLKNSIVTKLVANQEIDDVSITDFLSLCGVLLIMRRGESASLIYDLVSIPFQTFHSNTMKVATNVWLSFIKERKDVAHLLVSEIATFWCKSINDKFGLYNRSIDKQDVEFVKMEYKPYDMDAIKKENKRVSGVLKPHLHVIRFFASHFEATVYESDHLLKLFTHVAYHGVSNLEHASLHPFARMVRHELIRFAILVLLVNEKKNTSDVKKLAQALVKGALSWFKVRPTWPLGGNEAKIKADLTLMVDLYQQFKNHSQLLVKHTGNSYVLLEYFMLNEVFLLRTWLKPFAKHENEDLKLPAELVSHAFSLDCNLAVNLCERFNNETKYTDKLGKLIRKNPVDSCHVHTAMTYLLKECGPGATEHSVPHEVVYWVPVSPLSSINLFLPPWNRNRFLLQYNLRALESHDVENTFFYVPQIVQCLRHDEDQYVARFILDTAKISLQFSHQIIWNMLANEYQDDEATIEDPIKPTLEHIRAKMIDTYDDEAKQYYEREFTFFNDVTSISGKLKPYIKKTKAEKKAKIDEEMSKIVVQKDVYLPSNPDGIVVDIDRKSGKPLQSHAKAPFMATFRVKKDDSEEKWQSAIFKVGDDCRQDVLALQLISLFRSIWSHIGLDVYVFPYRVTATAPGCGVIDVLPDSISRDMLGREAVNGLYEYFISKFGNESTIEFQRARNNFVKSLAAYSVISYLLQFKDRHNGNIMYDSQGHCLHIDFGFIFDIVPGGVKFEAVPFKLTKEMVKVMGGSQHTQAFSQFEDLCVATFLGIRPYMNVIIDGIVPMLESSLPCFKAQKTIKNLRNRFVPGKSPQEAAQHMRQLIRRSYESMFTKGYDEFQRLTNGIPY comes from the coding sequence ATGAGAGGCTTGAAAAGGTGCGGAATCTCTTTGAGAGCACGTGCTTTGCAGAAGCTTTGTGAAGTCAATGGTTCAGAAGATCCACCTTTATCGAAACTCATAAATTCGTTGCCCATTGCTTATTCTTCCAATGTCTCGAAGCTATACTCAATTCCATTAACTTTAAAAGAACTTGAGATAATTTTTGCTATTTGTGATACTTCCCCACAAGATCTGGAAACTGTTGAATCCATTATCGATAATTTGATAACACCGTACTTTGTGGACTGTTCAAAACATAAATTTACTGATGTTGTAACAAGTaaattcaagaacaatGGGTTCAAGAACCCATTAGAAGTATTGTGCCATAAGATGACATTTTTCTTATTGAGAGCTAGTACCAAGTTTTCTAGTTTAACTGGTAAGGTGAACAGACTTTTCAGCGAGTATTTGAAAACTATACAATCCACACTATCGGTCAATGCTCTAGTGTCTTTCCTTGGCCATATGGAAGCAATGGCTGCCGGTATCCAAAAATCTGACAGAATCACTCAATTCCATTGGGAATTAGTGTTccatttgatccaaattttGAACTCTGAGTTTTTGTTGAAGGCTGAAACGGTGTTGTCGCAATCGGTATCAAATGATATTTTAGTTGACTATTTCGATAATCATCGTGAAATTTGTGCTCTGAGATTTGTCCATTTGTTGGCTAAGGTCCAGGTGAATCTGCTAACTGTTGTGTTTGATGTGAAGAATCACGAAAACTTGTCCGAGTACCTATTGATAATCCAGGACCTTGAATACCAGGAAGAAACAGGTAACGAAGAGTATGTgaaattcaaacaaatcaCCGTGGAAAACTCTAGAGAGTTGAACAAAATTGCCTCTAACGCTGCTAAAATCATAACATTAGTTGACGATGGTGCTCCTTACATGAACTTGCAGACGTACAATACAGTTTCATTAGCATACAGGTGTAAAGTCAGCAACATGGAGATTCTCGCGTTCTCATTATTTATTGATGAACACGAAAGCGGTATGTTATCTACCAAATTGATCTCTATCTccattcaagaaattgaaacgTTACACGCCACCATTCGCTTAGAAAGTCCTGAAGTTTTGAAAGCAATTGTTAATGTCGCATCGTTGATGAATTTCTTTACCGATAGATTATCGGCTCGGTTGCTGAATGTCTTCCCCTTGATTGTGTCTTCTCAACAGATCAGCACGGAATTAGTAACACAATTGTCTGCTAACTTTGCTATTGGTTTGAAGCCATTGAGCGAAGATGCTATTGTAGGCACTATTTACTCGCTTAATAATTTGTTGGCGGTGACAAAGGATGGCTCCCCAGTTCCCCTATTGAAAGAGCGTAAGATGACAGTTTCCGATATGAATGAACTAGATAAGATGTTCCCAAGACAAAGAAAGGCTAATACTTTCACTTCGTTAAATGATATGAGAGTTTACCTTGGCGCTGAGAATGACAACAGCAGCACTGCTTCCTTAGTCCTCAGCAAAGTGGCCgaagcagaagaaaaaaCTTTGTTTGATACATCTAACACACATTATCATGATCAgttattcaaaaatgcaGTCATGGCATGTGTTACAGTGGCCAGGTACTACGGTGATCAAGCTATTTCTGCATTGGCAATAACAATCCTAACTCAAAAGTTTAGGGCCCTTTCCACTAAATCCGACAGATTGATCCTTGAAGGATTGGCTCACATTTTGCCATTTGTGGCGGATAATGAGTTCAGAATGCTATGCAAGTTTTACAACTCGGTTAGTTTACAATCCTTAAAGGAGGAAAACACAGACATACTAGATGCGGTGTTGTCTGCTAGAGTGATCATTAGCAAAGAGCTCAAGAATGGTACAAAAGGTGCTTCTTACATGTACTATTTGAGAAGCATTTTGGATATTATTGTCAGTAGGGGTGATGTTGAGAAATTAGAACACCACAGGTCACACCATGAAATTTCCAAGGTCGCCGAACAAATCgcctttttcttgaaaccATTGGCATTACTGTTACCAGTTCCTGGTGAAGATGTGTCTATCAGAGATATCTTGGGAAAAGATGCTGTAACAACTTCCGCTTTCCGTAATATTTGGTTCAACATGGTTATTCATGGGTTCCATATCAAATCTGATATGGCATTGAAGTTCAGAAGGGAACTAGAGATTATTGCATATAACTCCCCTCCTCTCGTATCGGATTTCCCTTCAAACAATAAGGAAACCACATTGGAAATGAATACTATTTTACGTCGTGGTTCATCTAATCATAACGTTAAGGCCCAAAagtcttcaattcaacatATCCTTTCCTCGAATGTTATCGCAACAAGAACTATTTCAACCACGAAAATCATGTTCTTAGCTGCATCGTTTTTCCTTGAAAGCATTCGTTGCGATATTGGCGACTGTTCAACaattttggaatatttcTCAGATTCAACTATTGTTAATACTAATTTGGATAGATTCCTTGGACCAATCGCCATtaatttgaataataaATATTTACAAACTGTTCCAACTGGCGATCTAAAGCTATTTTCCGCGAAAAAGAGTTCCggtgaattgaagaagatgttcTTAATGCTGACACATAGAGacctctttcttcaagaCTGCGCTTTCCAATGCTGTGATatctttatcaaaaagttgCCTTCAAGCTTATGCCATCATGACTCACTTTATGCATTGTTGGATTCACTAAGCATGCTGTTTGATAGTGTATCTGATTTTGAGACAAGAAAGTACGATCCGAGATTCGAGTTTACCTTGAGAACTAGTGGTATCAAAGTGTTGTTAACGGATTCTGAAGAGTGGAGAAAATCcacttttgaaagattaGTTATTGCCGCTAGGGAATGGACCAAGATCTTATTACGTACTTCTAATCAAGATGGTAAGATCTTACTACAGTCATATATTACCGACGTTACTGATTTGCAGAACACCAACAGTGTAGAATATGGTGTTTCTTTTGCTCTTGAACTAGCAGGTACGATTTTATCTGCCGACCGTGAGCTATCAAAAATCGGTTATACCAACATAAACGTGAAACCAAACAGTTTGTCAGGATTCTTGTCACAACATGCATGGAGATCTAAAATTCTCACCGAAAGAAGTACCATGTCTTCTCCTGAAGACATTAACACCGAACGTGttaatttgaagaacagTATTGTGACGAAGTTAGTTGCCAATCAAGAGATAGACGATGTCTCCATTACGGACTTCTTAAGTCTATGCGGTGTCTTGCTTATTATGAGACGAGGCGAATCAGCGTCCCTAATTTATGACCTTGTATCTATTCCCTTCCAAACGTTCCACAGCAATACTATGAAAGTGGCTACAAATGTTTGGCTTTCGTTCATCAAGGAGCGTAAAGATGTTGCACATTTGCTTGTCTCTGAAATCGCCACATTTTGGTGTAAATCCATCAATGATAAGTTCGGGTTGTACAACCGTTCCATTGATAAGCAGGATGTTGAATTTGTGAAGATGGAATACAAACCTTATGATATGGATGCAatcaaaaaggaaaataagAGAGTAAGTGGGGTGTTGAAGCCTCATTTACACGTAATTAGATTCTTTGCATCCCATTTCGAAGCTACCGTATACGAAAGTGatcatcttttgaagtTATTCACCCATGTAGCGTATCATGGTGTTTCTAACCTAGAGCATGCTAGTTTACATCCATTTGCAAGAATGGTCCGTCATGAGCTAATTAGGTTTGCTATCTTAGTATTACTAGTCaatgagaagaagaacacaAGCGACGTGAAAAAACTAGCTCAAGCGCTTGTCAAGGGTGCTTTGTCTTGGTTTAAAGTTCGTCCAACTTGGCCACTAGGAGGCAATGAAGCAAAAATCAAGGCCGATTTAACTCTAATGGTTGATTTATATCAGCAATTCAAAAACCACTCCCAGTTATTAGTAAAGCATACTGGGAACTCTTACGTCCTATTGGAGTATTTCATGCTGAACGAGGTGTTCCTCTTGCGTACATGGTTAAAACCATTTGCTAAGCACGAAAATGAAGATCTAAAACTTCCAGCTGAACTAGTTTCACATGCCTTCTCCTTGGATTGCAATTTAGCTGTGAATTTATGTGAACGATTCAACAATGAGACAAAATACACCGATAAGCTTGGTAAGCTCATTAGGAAGAACCCTGTGGACAGTTGTCATGTCCACACTGCGATGACGTATTTATTAAAAGAATGTGGCCCCGGAGCAACAGAGCATTCCGTCCCACATGAAGTTGTGTATTGGGTACCAGTCTCACCGTTATCATCGATCAACCTATTCTTACCACCATGGAATAGGAACAGATTCTTGTTGCAATACAATTTACGTGCATTGGAATCGCATGACGTAGAGAACACATTCTTCTACGTACctcaaattgttcaatgtCTAAGACACGACGAGGACCAATACGTAGCGAGATTCATTCTCGACACCGCGAAGATCAGTCTTCAATTCTCTCATCAAATCATTTGGAACATGTTAGCAAACGAGTACCAGGACGACGAGGCTACCATAGAGGATCCAATAAAGCCCACCCTGGAACACATTAGGGCAAAGATGATTGATACGTACGATGACGAGGCAAAACAATACTACGAGAGAGaattcaccttcttcaacgatGTTACCAGCATTTCTGGTAAATTGAAACCTTACATCAAGAAGACAAAGGCGGAGAAGAAAGCCAAAATTGACGAAGAGATGAGTAAGATTGTAGTTCAGAAGGACGTCTACTTGCCAAGCAATCCAGATGGAATTGTCGTTGATATCGACAGAAAGAGCGGTAAGCCTTTACAATCGCATGCCAAGGCTCCCTTCATGGCCACGTTCAGAGTGAAAAAGGACGATTCTGAGGAGAAATGGCAGAGTGCcattttcaaagttggTGACGATTGTAGACAAGACGTGTTGGCGTTACAACTGATCTCTTTGTTCAGATCCATTTGGTCACACATCGGACTAGACGTGTACGTCTTCCCCTACAGAGTCACTGCCACTGCACCAGGGTGCGGTGTCATCGACGTCTTACCAGACTCCATATCAAGAGACATGTTAGGCCGTGAAGCTGTGAATGGATTATACGAATATTTCATCAGTAAATTCGGTAACGAGAGTACCATTGAATTCCAAAGAGCAAGAAACAACTTCGTGAAATCCTTAGCCGCTTACAGCGTCATCTCCTACCTACTACAATTCAAGGATAGACACAACGGTAATATCATGTACGACTCACAGGGCCATTGTCTACACATTGATTTCGGTTTTATATTCGATATCGTGCCTGGGGGAGTGAAATTCGAAGCCGTGCCCTTCAAGCTAACAAAAGAGATGGTCAAAGTCATGGGCGGTAGCCAACACACCCAGGCGTTCAGCCAATTCGAAGATCTATGCGTTGCAACTTTCCTAGGTATAAGACCCTACATGAACGTGATCATCGATGGAATAGTACCCATGCTAGAGAGCAGCTTACCCTGCTTTAAAGCACAAAAGACAATCAAGAACTTGAGAAACAGGTTTGTTCCGGGTAAGTCTCCTCAGGAAGCCGCCCAACATATGAGACAGTTGATCCGCCGGTCCTACGAATCGATGTTTACAAAGGGTTACGATGAGTTCCAAAGGTTGACGAACGGAATTCCATATTGA
- the ACO1 gene encoding aconitate hydratase ACO1 (highly similar to uniprot|P19414 Saccharomyces cerevisiae YLR304C ACO1 Mitochondrial aconitase required for the tricarboxylic acid (TCA) cycle mutation leads to glutamate auxotrophy) has translation MLSARVALKKQGVVRQGVIRHLATGVSSTMTRDSKVHQNLLEDHSFINYKQNIEYVNIVRERLGRPLTYAEKILYGHLDDPHGQEIERGVSYLKLRPDRVACQDATAQMAILQFMSAGLPQVAKPLTVHCDHLIQAQIGGEKDLKRAIDINKEVYDFLATATAKYNMGFWKPGSGIIHQIVLENYAFPGALIIGTDSHTPNAGGLGQLAIGVGGADAVDVMSDLAWELKAPKIMGVKLTGRMNGWTSPKDIILKLAGITTVKGGTGKIVEYFGDGVDTFSATGMGTICNMGAEIGATTSVFPFNKSMIDYLDATGRDKIAQFAQLYHKDLLSADEGAEYDEIIEIDLNTLEPYVNGPFTPDLATPISKMKDVAVKNNWPLEVKVGLIGSCTNSSYEDMSRAASVVKDAATHGLKSKSIFTVTPGSEQIRATIARDGQLETFKEFGGTVLANACGPCIGQWDRQDIKKGDKNTIVSSFNRNFTARNDGNPDTHSFVASPEITTAFAIAGDLRFNPLTDTLKDKDGNEFMLKPPTGVGLPVKGYDPGENTYQAPPKDRSSVTVQVSPTSDRLQLLKPFKAWDGKDAFDMPILIKSLGKTTTDHISMAGPWLKYRGHLENISNNYMIGAINAENKKANCVKHHYTGEYAGVPDTARAYRDAGIRWVVIGGENFGEGSSREHAALEPRFLGGFAIITKSFARIHETNLKKQGMLPLNFAEPAAYDKINPDDTIDILGLTTLAPGKNLIMRVHPKEGEAWETPLSHTFNAEQIEWFKAGSALNRLANAKKAKN, from the coding sequence ATGTTGTCTGCTCGTGTTGCCTTGAAGAAGCAAGGAGTCGTTAGACAAGGAGTCATCAGACACTTGGCTACCGGAGTCTCTAGTACTATGACTAGAGACTCTAAAGTTCATCAAAATTTGTTGGAAGACCATTCCTTCATTAACTATAAACAAAACATTGAGTATGTCAATATCGTCAGAGAAAGACTAGGACGTCCATTGACATACGCAGAAAAGATTTTGTACGGTCATTTGGATGATCCTCATGGTCAAGAAATCGAAAGAGGTGTTTcttatttgaaattgagaCCAGATCGTGTTGCTTGTCAAGATGCTACCGCTCAAATGGCTATCTTGCAATTCATGTCAGCAGGTTTACCTCAAGTTGCTAAGCCATTGACTGTTCACTGTGACCATTTGATTCAAGCTCAAATTGGTGGTGAAAAGGATTTGAAGAGAGCcattgatatcaacaaGGAAGTTTACGATTTCTTGGCTACTGCTACTGCTAAATATAATATGGGTTTCTGGAAGCCAGGTTCCGGTATTATCCATCAAATCGTTTTGGAAAACTATGCTTTCCCAGGTGCTTTGATTATTGGTACCGATTCGCATACTCCAAATGCTGGTGGTCTAGGTCAATTGGCTATTGGTGTTGGTGGTGCTGATGCTGTCGATGTCATGTCCGATTTGGCATGGGAATTGAAGGCTCCAAAGATTATGGGTGTTAAGTTGACCGGTAGAATGAACGGTTGGACTTCTCCAAAGGATATTATTCTAAAGTTGGCTGGTATCACTACCGTCAAAGGTGGTACTGGTaagattgttgaatatttcgGTGACGGTGTTGACACTTTCAGTGCTACTGGTATGGGTACCATCTGTAATATGGGTGCTGAAATCGGTGCCACTACATCCGTTTTCCCATTCAACAAGTCTATGATTGACTATTTGGATGCTACTGGTAGAGACAAGATTGCTCAATTCGCTCAATTGTACCACAAGGATTTGTTGTCCGCTGATGAAGGTGCTGAGTACGATGAAATCATCGAAATCGATTTGAACACTTTGGAACCATATGTCAATGGTCCATTCACTCCAGATTTGGCTACTCCAATCTCTAAGATGAAGGATGTCGCTGTCAAGAACAACTGGCCTCTAGAAGTTAAAGTCGGTCTTATCGGTTCTTGTACCAACTCTTCTTACGAAGATATGTCCAGAGCTGCTTCCGTCGTTAAGGATGCTGCTACCCACGGTCTAAAATCTAAGTCTATCTTCACTGTGACTCCAGGTTCTGAACAAATCAGAGCTACCATCGCTAGAGATGGTCAATTggaaactttcaaagaattcgGTGGTACCGTTTTGGCTAACGCTTGTGGTCCATGTATCGGTCAATGGGACAGACAAGATATCAAGAAGGGTGACAAGAACACCATTgtttcctctttcaacaGAAACTTCACTGCTAGAAACGATGGTAACCCAGATACTCACTCCTTCGTTGCCTCTCCAGAAATCACTACCGCTTTCGCCATTGCTGGTGATTTGAGATTTAACCCTCTAACCGACACTTTGAAGGACAAGGACGGTAACGAATTCATGTTGAAACCACCAACTGGTGTTGGTTTGCCAGTTAAGGGTTACGACCCAGGTGAAAACACTTACCAAGCTCCACCAAAGGACCGTTCTTCCGTTACTGTCCAAGTTTCTCCAACGTCTGACCGTCTACAATTGTTGAAACCTTTCAAGGCTTGGGATGGTAAGGATGCTTTCGATATGCCAATCTTGATCAAATCTCTAGGTAAGACCACCACTGACCATATCTCTATGGCTGGTCCATGGTTGAAGTACAGAGGTCATTTGGAAAACATTTCAAACAACTATATGATTGGTGCTATTAACGCTGAAAACAAGAAGGCTAACTGTGTCAAGCACCACTACACTGGTGAATACGCCGGTGTTCCAGACACTGCTAGAGCTTACAGAGATGCAGGTATCAGATGGGTTGTCATTGGTGGTGAAAACTTCGGTGAAGGTTCTTCTCGTGAACACGCTGCCTTGGAACCAAGATTCTTGGGTGGTTTCGCTATTATTACCAAATCCTTCGCAAGAATTCACGAAACtaacttgaagaaacaaggtATGTTGCCTTTGAACTTTGCTGAACCAGCTGCTTACGACAAGATCAACCCAGATGACACCATCGACATCTTGGGTTTGACTACTCTAGCTCCAGGTAAGAACTTGATCATGAGAGTTCATCCAAAGGAAGGTGAAGCTTGGGAAACCCCATTGTCTCACACTTTCAACGCTGAACAAATCGAATGGTTCAAGGCCGGTTCTGCTTTGAACAGATTGGCTAACGCCAAGAAGGCTAAGAACTGA
- a CDS encoding MCT family MFS transporter (similar to uniprot|P36032 Saccharomyces cerevisiae YKL221W MCH2 Protein with similarity to mammalian monocarboxylate permeases which are involved in transport of monocarboxylic acids across the plasma membrane mutant is not deficient in monocarboxylate transport), which translates to MVEKDLEVSDQKSREKDAAFYQEEAMVNETEKYNESVDYNKIQIPDGGYGWVVCMCYFFLNFCTWGSNSGFAIYLSYYLESNRFPGATKLDFAAIGGLAFGAGLIFAPLINYFVIKTSVKTSIAVGIVLQGAALLLCAFATKLWQVFLTQGLLVSFGLAFISIPATNIISPWFRRKRTLALGIGASGSGLGGILFNLAMQRIVEVKSLKWALISQCIINSVLSTVALLLIRTRDNVVRETAKEMPKFFELSLLKNAAVWFLIFYVSCTMLGYVVLLYSLSAFAVSLGYSQKQGSIVSCMISVGGFVFRPAVGHVADKYGPVTVGIIVHAIVGIICLAMWIPCRNLATAIAFGLLSGALMGSIWPLQTSIISRIGGLNKLPAIYSFTWPCIGMMSIVSPIIGLRLRSNDPTVANQYVNTAIFSGMGYFGAAFFLWMIRGYLIARDKLAMVAKTGHDDGELHLHVTIPELLKGLLTIGRLPRKV; encoded by the coding sequence ATGGTAGAAAAAGATCTGGAAGTTAGCGACCAGAAGAGCAGAGAGAAAGATGCAGCATTTTATCAGGAAGAAGCTATGGTGaatgaaacagaaaaatataATGAATCCGTGGATTATAACAAGATTCAAATTCCGGACGGTGGATACGGCTGGGTTGTTTGTATGTGTTACTTTTTCCTTAACTTTTGTACGTGGGGTTCCAATTCTGGGTTTGCCATTTATTTGTCATATTATCTAGAAAGTAATCGATTCCCAGGAGCTACGAAATTGGATTTTGCTGCTATTGGTGGGTTAGCTTTTGGTGCTGGGTTAATATTTGCACCATTAATTAATTATTTTGTGATTAAGACCAGTGTGAAAACATCCATTGCTGTTGGGATTGTTTTGCAAGGTGCTGCGTTGTTGCTATGTGCATTTGCGACAAAATTATGGCAAGTGTTTTTGACACAGGGTTTATTGGTATCGTTTGGGTTAGCATTCATTTCTATTCCGGCAACTAACATCATCTCTCCATGGTttagaagaaaaaggaCGTTGGCTCTTGGGATCGGTGCGTCAGGCTCAGGATTAGGTggtattcttttcaatttggcAATGCAAAGGATTGTCGAAGTGAAGTCATTGAAATGGGCATTGATCTCTCAATGTATTATCAATTCTGTGTTAAGTACCGTTGCTCTATTATTAATTAGAACAAGAGATAACGTTGTGCGTGAAACGGCTAAGGAAATGCCCAAATTTTTTGAGTTATCCCTACTGAAGAACGCTGCTGTATGgttcttgattttttaCGTGAGTTGCACAATGTTGGGATACGTTGTACTATTATATTCACTTAGTGCCTTCGCCGTATCCCTAGGTTACTCACAGAAACAAGGTTCCATTGTCTCTTGCATGATCAGTGTTGGTGGATTTGTCTTTCGACCAGCTGTTGGTCATGTTGCTGATAAATACGGGCCTGTAACTGTGGGGATCATAGTTCATGCTATTGTTGGTATCATATGTCTTGCCATGTGGATCCCATGCAGAAATCTTGCCACTGCCATTGCATTCGGGCTCCTATCCGGTGCATTAATGGGTAGTATCTGGCCATTACAAACAAGTATCATTTCCAGAATCGGTGGTCTTAACAAGTTACCAGCCATTTATTCTTTCACCTGGCCTTGTATCGGCATGATGTCCATTGTTTCCCCAATCATTGGTCTAAGACTACGTAGTAACGATCCAACAGTTGCCAACCAATACGTGAATACAGCCATTTTCTCCGGTATGGGATATTTCGGAGCTGCATTTTTCCTATGGATGATTCGTGGGTATCTAATAGCTCGTGACAAGCTCGCCATGGTTGCAAAGACAGGTCACGACGATGGTGAATTGCATTTACACGTCACGATTCCGGAACTCTTGAAAGGTCTACTGACAATCGGACGACTACCAAGAAAAGTTTGA